Proteins encoded together in one Coregonus clupeaformis isolate EN_2021a unplaced genomic scaffold, ASM2061545v1 scaf0154, whole genome shotgun sequence window:
- the LOC121571049 gene encoding fatty acid-binding protein, intestinal, translating to MAFNGTWKVERNENYDKFMEQMGINVMKRKLAEHDNLKVIIEQTGDKFHIKESSTFRTKDIDFTLGVQFDYALADGTEVSGAWEMEGDVLKGRFTRKDNSKVLTTTRALVGGELVQSYNYDGVDAKRIFKKA from the exons ATGGCATTCAATGGTACCTGGAAAGTTGAACGCAACGAGAACTATGACAAGTTCATGGAGCAGATGG GCATCAATGTGATGAAGAGGAAGTTGGCTGAACATGACAACCTGAAGGTTATCATCGAGCAGACAGGAGACAAGTTCCACATCAAGGAATCCAGCACCTTCCGTACCAAAGACATTGACTTCACCCTGGGCGTCCAGTTTGACTATGCACTGGCCGACGGCACCGAAGTCTCA GGTGcctgggagatggagggagacgtGTTGAAGGGTAGATTCACCAGGAAAGACAACAGCAAGGTGCTGACCACCACTCGGGCCCTGGTGGGAGGAGAGCTAGTGCAG AGCTACAACTACGACGGGGTGGATGCCAAGAGGATTTTCAAGAAGGCTTAA